In Gammaproteobacteria bacterium, the following are encoded in one genomic region:
- the sufB gene encoding Fe-S cluster assembly protein SufB: MKAIQDHVDSKYKHGFVTDIDSDTLPPGLDEDVIRHISRIKNEPEFLLEWRLKAFAHWKTMPKPDWAKLNIEPIDYQAISYYSAPKVDENAPKSLDEVDPKLLETYDKLGIPLHERARLAGVAVDAVFDSVSVATTFKDTLHKAGVIFCSFSEAVQKYPELVKQYLGTVVPIQDNFFAALNSAVFTDGSFVFIPKGVRCPMELSTYFRINAANTGQFERTLIIAEDKSHVSYLEGCTAPMRDENQLHAAVVELVALEDAEIKYSTVQNWYPGDENGVGGIYNFVTKRGDCRGDRSKISWTQVETGSAITWKYPSCLLKGDDSVGEFYSVAVTNNYQQADTGTKMIHIGKNTKSTIIAKGISAGKSNSSYRGLVKILPSATNARNYSQCDSLLMGSECGAHTFPYIEAKNPSAKIEHEATTSKVSDDQLFYCRQRGISEEDAVNMIVNGFCKSVFKELPMEFAVEAQNLLAVSLEGAVG; the protein is encoded by the coding sequence ATGAAAGCAATTCAGGATCATGTAGATTCCAAATACAAACACGGTTTTGTTACTGATATCGATTCCGACACCCTGCCACCCGGATTGGATGAAGATGTTATTCGACATATCTCGCGCATCAAAAACGAGCCCGAATTTTTACTCGAGTGGCGACTTAAGGCTTTTGCGCATTGGAAAACCATGCCAAAACCGGATTGGGCCAAACTGAATATTGAACCCATTGATTATCAAGCCATCTCGTATTACTCCGCTCCCAAGGTTGATGAGAACGCGCCCAAAAGTCTGGATGAGGTCGATCCGAAATTACTCGAAACCTATGACAAACTGGGAATACCACTGCATGAACGTGCCAGACTTGCGGGTGTTGCTGTAGATGCCGTTTTCGATAGCGTCTCGGTGGCCACTACATTTAAAGACACTTTGCACAAAGCTGGGGTGATCTTTTGTTCATTCTCGGAAGCCGTGCAAAAATACCCGGAATTGGTTAAACAATACCTGGGTACTGTGGTTCCCATTCAGGATAATTTTTTCGCAGCCTTGAATAGCGCGGTATTCACCGATGGATCCTTTGTGTTTATCCCCAAAGGTGTGCGTTGTCCAATGGAGTTGTCGACCTACTTTCGAATCAACGCGGCCAACACCGGACAGTTTGAACGTACATTAATCATTGCTGAAGACAAATCTCACGTAAGCTATCTGGAAGGATGTACCGCACCGATGCGTGACGAGAATCAATTGCACGCTGCTGTGGTTGAACTGGTCGCTCTGGAAGACGCCGAAATTAAATACTCCACCGTGCAGAACTGGTACCCGGGCGACGAGAACGGTGTGGGCGGGATTTATAATTTTGTGACCAAGCGTGGCGATTGTCGTGGTGACCGCTCCAAGATCTCCTGGACTCAAGTTGAAACCGGTTCGGCCATTACCTGGAAATACCCCAGCTGTTTACTCAAGGGCGATGATTCGGTCGGTGAATTCTATTCGGTTGCGGTAACCAATAATTACCAGCAAGCCGATACCGGGACCAAAATGATCCACATCGGCAAAAACACCAAAAGCACCATCATTGCAAAAGGCATTTCGGCCGGAAAGTCGAACAGCTCCTACCGTGGCCTGGTCAAGATCTTGCCCTCAGCGACCAATGCGCGTAACTACAGTCAGTGCGATTCCTTGTTAATGGGCAGCGAGTGCGGTGCGCATACCTTCCCGTATATAGAAGCCAAAAACCCGAGCGCCAAGATCGAGCACGAAGCCACAACTTCAAAGGTCAGCGACGATCAACTCTTCTATTGTCGCCAACGTGGTATCAGTGAAGAAGACGCCGTAAATATGATTGTGAATGGCTTTTGCAAATCGGTATTTAAAGAATTGCCCATGGAATTTGCCGTGGAAGCGCAGAATTTACTGGCCGTTAGTCTGGAAGGCGCGGTTGGATAA
- a CDS encoding SUF system Fe-S cluster assembly regulator: MLKISKLTDYGTLVLSTMAAAPDTQFSASELAKQLGLSNSIVSKILKLLSRADLLNSHRGAHGGYLLAHPVENINALDIIRALEGPVALTECSTDHNDCEIAAVCKMQSKWQVINLAIRRALSELTLADLSKPIPKKMNIDLINALSVFNSSTTDNALENAS, translated from the coding sequence ATGTTAAAAATCAGCAAGTTAACAGATTACGGGACCTTGGTGCTGAGTACCATGGCAGCCGCACCAGACACGCAGTTTAGTGCCTCGGAACTGGCTAAACAGCTCGGCTTGAGTAACTCAATTGTGAGTAAAATACTCAAGCTGTTGTCACGTGCCGATCTGCTGAATTCGCACCGGGGTGCACACGGGGGCTATCTGCTCGCACATCCAGTAGAAAACATTAATGCTTTAGACATTATTCGCGCACTGGAAGGCCCGGTCGCACTCACCGAATGCAGTACCGACCATAACGATTGTGAGATCGCCGCGGTATGCAAAATGCAAAGCAAATGGCAGGTCATCAATTTGGCCATTCGCCGTGCTTTAAGCGAATTAACCCTGGCCGACTTAAGCAAACCCATACCCAAAAAAATGAATATCGATCTGATTAATGCCTTGTCTGTGTTTAATAGCAGCACGACTGACAACGCATTGGAGAATGCATCATGA